A window of Desulfatibacillum aliphaticivorans DSM 15576 contains these coding sequences:
- a CDS encoding PAS domain-containing hybrid sensor histidine kinase/response regulator, with protein sequence MKDQNRFLILVLIMASVCLLATGVSIWILYHTSIEVERNRLVETAQSQARLIEAVGRFDAQYSRNYPKGSLEATLSQIRDAHGSYKGFGETGEFTLARKQDGVIHFLLSHRHFDMTNPKPVSMKSELAVPMQLALSGKSGSVIARDYRGETVLAAHEPVSFLNMGIVAKIDMAEIRAPYIRAMAIILGAMLGLVVVGAAFFRKISYPIARRLEEQNKSLNREIGERISTEEALRANEAFLKTLLDAIPAPIFYKGRDGLYLGCNRSLEQFFGFSRDYVVGKSVHEIFPGDSAETYEAKDVELFESGGVQQYQQQLKNARGELRDVSIHKAAFLDKQGYMAGVIGVLNDITELKQAQEAIKNREQLLNEMGSIAKIGGWEHDLTTGKATWTKEVHKIIELDEKQTPPGPDEHLEYYLPGDREKLEKAYNEAIENGLPFDLELQCVNASGKRFWARAMGRPVLRDGKCVKLKGTFQDISERKMVEERLRQAQKMESIGHLAGGIAHDFNNLLFPIVGMAEILMEDLPEGSPEFENAQVIFESGKRGGELVKQILAFSRQTEHKMSPVRIQQVLKEVLKLTRATIPTFIEMEEHIQADCGMILADPTQIHQVAMNIVTNAFHAVEQTGGKIIVRLKEILIDEEDVEYTAIGPGRYALMSISDNGPGMPSDLINRIFEPYFTTKEQGKGTGLGLAVAYGLIKAHKGDIRVYSESGQGTAFNVYLPLMEKMEITEPQAPNEVHPTGNERILLIDDEAPIVNLETQMLQRLGYQVTARTSSLEALEAFQTMPYGFDLIISDMTMPNMTGDQLAEEVIAVRPDIPIIISTGFSERLNEAAAGAKGIKAFLMKPVVRSELAQIVRRVLDAAKPG encoded by the coding sequence TTGAAAGATCAAAACAGATTCCTGATTTTAGTTCTCATTATGGCGTCTGTGTGTCTGCTGGCCACCGGCGTATCCATTTGGATCCTGTACCATACGTCCATCGAAGTGGAGCGGAACCGGCTTGTAGAAACCGCCCAAAGCCAGGCGCGGCTTATTGAAGCGGTGGGCCGGTTTGACGCCCAATACAGCAGGAACTACCCAAAAGGCTCCCTGGAGGCCACGCTTAGTCAGATACGGGACGCCCACGGCAGTTACAAAGGCTTCGGAGAAACCGGCGAGTTCACCTTGGCGAGAAAGCAGGACGGCGTTATCCATTTTTTGCTCAGCCACCGCCATTTCGATATGACCAACCCCAAACCCGTAAGTATGAAATCCGAGTTGGCGGTTCCCATGCAACTGGCTTTGAGCGGCAAGTCCGGGTCCGTCATCGCCAGGGATTACAGGGGGGAAACCGTCCTTGCCGCCCACGAGCCGGTTTCATTCCTGAATATGGGCATTGTCGCCAAAATTGATATGGCGGAAATCCGGGCGCCTTATATTCGGGCCATGGCGATCATCCTTGGCGCCATGCTCGGCCTTGTCGTTGTGGGCGCTGCATTTTTTCGAAAAATCAGCTACCCCATCGCAAGGCGCCTGGAGGAGCAAAATAAATCCCTGAACCGGGAAATCGGTGAACGCATAAGCACAGAAGAGGCTCTTCGCGCTAATGAAGCCTTTTTAAAAACCTTGCTGGACGCCATTCCGGCGCCTATTTTTTACAAAGGCCGGGATGGGCTGTATCTGGGCTGCAACCGCTCTCTGGAGCAGTTTTTCGGATTTTCCAGGGACTATGTCGTGGGTAAATCGGTGCATGAAATTTTTCCTGGAGACAGCGCCGAGACCTATGAAGCGAAAGACGTGGAGCTTTTTGAGAGCGGCGGCGTCCAGCAGTATCAGCAACAACTAAAAAACGCCCGGGGGGAGCTTCGCGATGTAAGCATCCATAAGGCCGCCTTTTTGGACAAGCAGGGCTATATGGCCGGCGTCATCGGCGTTTTGAACGATATTACGGAATTGAAGCAGGCCCAGGAAGCCATAAAAAACCGGGAGCAACTGCTCAACGAAATGGGAAGCATTGCCAAAATCGGCGGGTGGGAGCACGATCTGACTACCGGAAAGGCGACCTGGACCAAAGAAGTACATAAGATCATTGAATTGGACGAAAAGCAAACCCCGCCCGGGCCGGATGAACATTTGGAATATTATCTTCCCGGAGACAGGGAAAAACTGGAGAAGGCCTATAATGAAGCGATTGAAAACGGCCTTCCCTTTGACCTGGAGCTCCAATGCGTCAACGCCTCCGGCAAACGCTTTTGGGCGCGGGCCATGGGCCGGCCGGTCTTACGGGATGGAAAATGCGTCAAGCTAAAGGGAACCTTTCAGGACATCAGCGAACGGAAAATGGTGGAGGAACGTTTGCGGCAGGCTCAGAAGATGGAGTCCATCGGGCATCTGGCCGGCGGCATCGCCCATGACTTCAACAACCTCCTGTTCCCCATTGTGGGCATGGCCGAAATTCTCATGGAGGACCTTCCCGAAGGCAGCCCGGAATTTGAAAACGCCCAGGTCATCTTTGAGTCCGGAAAACGGGGCGGAGAGCTGGTGAAGCAAATTCTGGCTTTCAGCCGCCAGACCGAGCACAAAATGTCCCCCGTCCGCATCCAGCAGGTCCTTAAGGAAGTCCTTAAGCTCACCCGGGCCACCATCCCCACGTTTATTGAAATGGAGGAGCATATCCAGGCGGATTGCGGCATGATCCTGGCCGATCCCACTCAGATTCATCAGGTGGCTATGAACATCGTCACCAACGCCTTTCACGCCGTGGAGCAGACAGGCGGCAAAATCATCGTCCGCCTCAAGGAAATTCTGATAGACGAAGAGGACGTGGAATACACCGCCATAGGCCCTGGCCGCTACGCCCTCATGTCCATTTCGGACAACGGCCCGGGAATGCCTTCGGATTTGATCAACAGGATTTTTGAACCCTACTTCACCACCAAGGAGCAGGGAAAAGGGACCGGCTTGGGCCTGGCCGTCGCCTACGGCCTCATCAAGGCGCATAAGGGGGACATCCGGGTGTACAGCGAGTCCGGCCAGGGAACCGCCTTCAATGTTTATTTGCCCCTGATGGAAAAAATGGAGATTACGGAGCCGCAGGCGCCCAACGAAGTGCATCCCACAGGAAACGAGCGGATCCTGCTTATCGATGACGAGGCCCCCATCGTCAATTTGGAAACCCAAATGCTCCAGCGTCTGGGATACCAGGTGACCGCTCGAACCAGCAGCTTGGAGGCCCTGGAAGCCTTTCAGACCATGCCTTATGGTTTTGACCTCATAATCAGCGACATGACCATGCCCAATATGACGGGCGATCAACTGGCCGAGGAGGTCATCGCCGTCAGGCCGGACATTCCCATCATCATCTCCACCGGTTTCAGCGAAAGGCTGAACGAAGCTGCCGCCGGCGCCAAAGGCATCAAAGCCTTTTTGATGAAGCCCGTCGTCAGGTCCGAACTGGCGCAAATCGTGCGCCGGGTTTTAGACGCCGCCAAACCAGGGTAA
- a CDS encoding chemotaxis protein CheW, with product MSEDHRKMRVLLAEDSPLTRQIEVSALKTIGYEHILEAEDGDAAVALLEQGEEVDLIISDWNMPNRGGLELLQWVRKNDRWSGLPFIMATGQGDKAQEQAARDAGATGFIPKPFQARELEERILEAIGARIQPEKTGKRVPEYTASGKLKLKIAHIQITDHLVLGVARHLIESGVFQPRRFELETQCMGGWNPVRQALEEGTVDGACVLAPIAMDLFAFDVPIRLTLFAHRNGSVMVRSKHGSYKEPWKDFFKGRSFLIPHKMSIHHMLTHQFFSGMGLSAGMITAGRHYDVNLEVVAPVDMPGYLKGNDGTCGFMVAEPLATKTIASGLTDLQFLSSEMWNNHPCCVLAMRRELVDAHEEALLEFHELLVAAGRFIKNRPENSARIAVDFLDPEKTVGLKVPVLKNVLTDPMGIRTDDLYPSKEELDVIQHYMVHDMGIGKLIDLDEFVDCRFAEAACGDRQSKALTSPEFSSALVEPRGAKEHDSSRTMLAREGKYLTFALQGQEFGLDILKIREIIGMRPIRAIPQAPSYIKGVINLRDQVIPIMDLRLRFGMEAQDYTERTCIVVLEMESSEKTVFMGVIVDSVSEVKDVLASQIEDTSSFGATIQPDYILGMAKLDNGVKLLLDMEHVLDVII from the coding sequence ATGTCTGAAGACCACCGGAAGATGCGCGTTCTTCTGGCTGAAGATTCTCCCCTGACGCGGCAAATTGAAGTCAGCGCCCTGAAAACCATAGGTTATGAACATATTCTGGAGGCGGAAGACGGAGATGCAGCCGTCGCGCTGTTGGAGCAGGGGGAAGAGGTTGATTTAATCATAAGCGATTGGAACATGCCCAATCGGGGAGGCTTGGAGCTTCTCCAATGGGTGCGAAAAAACGATCGTTGGTCCGGCTTGCCATTTATCATGGCGACTGGGCAGGGAGACAAGGCGCAGGAGCAGGCGGCGCGCGATGCAGGCGCCACCGGATTCATTCCCAAGCCTTTTCAAGCCAGGGAGTTGGAAGAAAGAATTCTTGAGGCTATCGGGGCCAGGATACAACCGGAAAAAACCGGCAAACGGGTCCCGGAGTATACGGCTTCGGGAAAGCTGAAGCTGAAAATCGCCCACATCCAGATTACGGACCATCTTGTATTGGGCGTCGCCAGGCATTTGATAGAATCCGGCGTGTTCCAGCCCAGACGCTTTGAGCTGGAAACCCAGTGCATGGGCGGCTGGAACCCGGTGCGCCAGGCCCTGGAGGAAGGAACCGTGGACGGCGCCTGCGTATTGGCGCCCATCGCCATGGATCTTTTCGCGTTTGACGTTCCCATTCGCCTGACCTTGTTCGCTCACAGGAACGGGTCGGTCATGGTGCGCAGCAAGCACGGAAGCTATAAAGAGCCGTGGAAGGATTTTTTCAAGGGCCGCTCCTTTTTGATCCCCCACAAGATGTCCATCCACCACATGCTCACCCATCAGTTTTTTTCGGGCATGGGGCTGTCCGCCGGGATGATCACCGCCGGCCGTCATTACGACGTCAACCTGGAAGTCGTGGCGCCGGTGGACATGCCGGGGTATTTAAAAGGCAACGACGGGACTTGCGGATTCATGGTTGCGGAGCCCTTGGCCACCAAGACCATCGCCTCGGGCCTTACGGATCTGCAATTCCTTTCTTCGGAAATGTGGAACAATCATCCCTGCTGCGTCCTGGCCATGCGCCGGGAGCTTGTGGACGCCCACGAGGAAGCCTTGCTGGAATTCCATGAATTGCTGGTTGCGGCGGGCAGGTTCATCAAAAACAGGCCGGAGAACTCGGCCAGGATCGCCGTGGATTTTCTGGACCCGGAAAAAACCGTGGGGTTGAAGGTTCCGGTACTGAAGAACGTACTCACCGATCCCATGGGAATTCGGACGGACGACCTGTACCCCTCCAAGGAGGAATTGGATGTCATCCAGCATTATATGGTCCATGACATGGGCATCGGCAAACTCATTGACCTGGACGAATTCGTGGATTGCCGGTTTGCGGAGGCGGCCTGCGGGGATCGCCAATCCAAAGCCTTGACCAGCCCCGAATTTTCCAGCGCCCTTGTGGAGCCCCGCGGCGCCAAGGAGCATGACTCGAGCAGGACCATGCTGGCCCGGGAGGGAAAGTACCTCACTTTTGCGCTTCAGGGCCAGGAGTTCGGCCTGGATATATTGAAAATACGGGAAATCATCGGCATGCGCCCCATACGGGCCATTCCCCAGGCGCCCAGCTACATCAAGGGCGTCATCAATCTTCGGGACCAGGTAATTCCCATCATGGACCTTCGCCTCCGCTTTGGCATGGAGGCCCAGGATTATACGGAGCGCACATGCATCGTGGTCCTGGAGATGGAAAGCTCGGAAAAAACGGTTTTTATGGGCGTGATTGTGGACTCGGTGTCGGAGGTCAAGGACGTGCTGGCCTCCCAGATTGAGGACACCTCGTCCTTTGGAGCGACCATTCAGCCGGATTACATTTTGGGCATGGCCAAACTGGATAACGGCGTAAAGCTTTTATTGGATATGGAACACGTGCTGGACGTTATAATATAG
- a CDS encoding chemotaxis protein CheX, translated as MDVKVINPFITATLNVLDTMAMTKAKAENLYIKQDEVATGDVTAVIGLSGDTRGTVSVSFSEECALAIVSKMLGEQISSLNEDIKDAVGEIGNMISGQARVKLEELGRVLYAAVPTVVTGKNHSINHITTYPIVAIPFVTDDGSFTIEVCFEE; from the coding sequence ATGGACGTAAAAGTAATCAACCCATTCATTACCGCCACCCTGAATGTGCTGGACACCATGGCCATGACCAAGGCCAAGGCGGAGAACCTGTACATCAAGCAGGACGAGGTGGCGACCGGGGACGTGACTGCCGTGATCGGGCTGTCGGGAGACACCCGGGGCACGGTATCGGTCAGTTTTTCGGAGGAATGCGCTCTGGCCATCGTCTCTAAAATGTTGGGGGAGCAAATAAGCAGTCTGAACGAAGACATTAAGGACGCGGTTGGGGAAATCGGCAACATGATTTCCGGCCAGGCGCGTGTGAAGCTGGAAGAGCTGGGCAGAGTGCTTTATGCAGCCGTACCAACGGTGGTGACGGGCAAGAATCACTCCATCAACCACATCACCACCTATCCCATCGTGGCGATTCCCTTTGTCACGGACGACGGCAGCTTTACCATAGAGGTTTGTTTCGAGGAGTAA
- a CDS encoding ABC transporter substrate-binding protein encodes MADKTVIRVGHLPITDHLILGLTKYKLEKGGETFNNASLETVSIGGWNQVADALAAGEINAAFILAPTAMDLFKSGVKIKLVMFTHRTGSVLITNKRANIQTLEDFAGKVIIIPYQLSVHHMLLHKLMSEKGMIPGKDVMLEVMAPGQMPMAIQYDEEGEVGGFIVAEPFGSQAILEGYGEEFALSKDIWPNHPCCVLVMNEELTEGHPDAVLELIKSLELSGRYAAQKPEGAAAVGAWFFNQKKEIMERVLAGEIQRIKTDELMPVIDDLAVIQEYMSGQMGVLSDKIDLEKFVDARFAQEVGCK; translated from the coding sequence ATGGCTGACAAGACTGTTATCAGGGTGGGTCATCTGCCCATCACCGATCATCTGATCCTGGGGTTGACCAAGTACAAACTGGAAAAGGGAGGCGAAACCTTCAATAACGCCTCTTTGGAGACCGTAAGCATCGGCGGCTGGAACCAGGTGGCCGACGCCCTGGCCGCCGGCGAGATCAACGCGGCCTTCATCCTGGCGCCCACGGCCATGGACCTGTTCAAATCCGGCGTAAAGATCAAGCTGGTCATGTTCACGCACAGAACCGGCAGCGTGCTCATCACCAACAAACGGGCCAACATCCAAACCCTGGAGGATTTTGCGGGCAAGGTCATCATCATCCCGTATCAGCTTTCCGTGCACCACATGCTCCTGCACAAGCTCATGTCCGAAAAAGGCATGATTCCCGGCAAGGACGTGATGCTGGAAGTCATGGCGCCAGGCCAGATGCCCATGGCCATCCAGTACGATGAAGAAGGCGAGGTGGGCGGCTTTATTGTGGCCGAGCCCTTTGGGTCCCAGGCGATCCTGGAAGGCTACGGCGAAGAGTTCGCCCTGTCCAAGGACATCTGGCCCAATCATCCCTGCTGCGTCCTGGTCATGAACGAAGAACTTACCGAAGGGCATCCTGATGCGGTGTTGGAGTTGATCAAGAGCCTGGAGCTTTCCGGCCGCTACGCCGCCCAGAAGCCCGAGGGCGCCGCCGCGGTGGGGGCCTGGTTCTTCAACCAGAAAAAAGAGATTATGGAACGGGTCCTGGCCGGCGAAATCCAGCGCATCAAGACGGATGAACTCATGCCCGTAATCGACGACCTTGCGGTTATCCAGGAGTATATGTCGGGACAAATGGGCGTGCTTTCCGATAAAATCGACCTGGAAAAATTTGTGGACGCCAGGTTCGCCCAGGAAGTGGGCTGCAAATAA
- a CDS encoding ATP-binding protein — protein MGHLVGKDIYKKLVQKIDAQAVRVPLNERIYNIVKALYSAEEAEIYVKMPYGLSTVDRIQKITGMNPARLKNLLEGLSDKGLVIDLFIDGEYNYMPSPIAVGIFEFTMMRTQGDLDMKTWGKLFHHYFEDGSLYKANFSKGEQIGPLRTVPHEESLADHVEILDYERALHIVESADKVAVGLCSCRHEKHHAGAKECDVPLDTCLSFGMGAEYLTRHNMAGEVSKSALKENMARSREYGLVFQADNVQQGIASICQCCGCCCNLLLGMNKYGYENAVVTSNFIADIEDEKCTGCGKCAKACPINAIEMVADGDPNTKRKKKPEINLELCIGCGVCGLDCKPSACQLIPRKKRVITPETTFERVILQSLERGTLQNQIFDNPENIGNKAMNAILGAFLRLPPVKSALMSDALRSRFLGAMRAGVRLQGKDFLTEM, from the coding sequence ATGGGGCACTTGGTCGGCAAAGACATCTATAAAAAACTCGTACAGAAAATCGACGCGCAAGCTGTGCGGGTTCCTCTTAACGAACGCATTTACAACATTGTCAAGGCTTTGTATTCGGCGGAGGAAGCCGAAATTTACGTAAAAATGCCCTATGGGCTGTCCACGGTGGATCGGATTCAAAAAATTACCGGCATGAATCCCGCTCGCTTGAAGAATCTCCTGGAAGGACTCAGCGACAAGGGCCTGGTCATCGATCTGTTCATTGACGGAGAGTACAATTACATGCCCTCCCCCATCGCCGTGGGCATCTTTGAATTCACCATGATGCGCACCCAGGGCGACCTGGACATGAAAACCTGGGGAAAGCTGTTCCATCATTATTTTGAGGACGGGTCCCTGTATAAGGCGAATTTTTCCAAGGGCGAGCAGATCGGTCCGTTGCGGACGGTTCCCCATGAGGAATCCCTGGCCGACCACGTGGAAATTCTGGATTACGAACGAGCCTTGCATATTGTGGAAAGCGCGGACAAGGTGGCTGTAGGATTGTGTTCGTGCCGGCACGAAAAGCATCATGCCGGCGCCAAGGAGTGCGACGTTCCCCTGGACACCTGCCTGTCGTTCGGCATGGGCGCGGAATACCTCACCAGGCATAACATGGCCGGGGAGGTGAGCAAATCGGCCCTGAAGGAAAACATGGCCAGGTCCCGGGAATACGGCCTGGTGTTTCAGGCGGACAACGTTCAACAGGGCATCGCCTCCATTTGCCAATGCTGCGGATGCTGTTGCAATCTTCTCCTGGGCATGAACAAATACGGGTACGAAAACGCCGTCGTCACCAGCAATTTCATTGCGGACATCGAGGACGAAAAATGCACGGGCTGCGGCAAATGCGCCAAGGCATGCCCCATTAACGCCATTGAAATGGTTGCAGACGGCGATCCCAATACAAAACGAAAAAAGAAGCCTGAAATCAACCTGGAACTCTGCATCGGCTGCGGCGTCTGCGGCCTGGATTGCAAGCCCTCCGCGTGCCAGTTAATCCCCCGAAAAAAACGGGTCATTACCCCGGAAACCACCTTTGAAAGGGTGATTCTCCAGTCCCTGGAACGGGGAACCCTGCAGAACCAGATTTTCGACAATCCGGAGAATATCGGAAACAAGGCCATGAACGCCATCCTGGGCGCCTTCCTGCGGCTGCCGCCGGTCAAAAGCGCGCTCATGAGCGACGCGCTAAGGTCCCGCTTTTTGGGCGCCATGCGCGCCGGGGTGAGGCTGCAGGGCAAGGATTTTTTGACGGAGATGTAG
- a CDS encoding class I SAM-dependent methyltransferase — MQFGVMMHRDLENREAGIFNRCFGSRAGRIVEIGCGNGRLTCHLEKHAESVLGLDPCEADLDQARQCVGTAVQLAVGSGEDIPLEDGACDAVVFTLSLHHQDSARALKEAARTLNAKGRILVIEPKANTLGANLFAVIDDESHRYVIAEAAIQDSGLKVVDYGDVLIHWTFEDYNEMVEYIFGYYGLNPDPERESAMAALMGARKNDIPLIVEDETRFWLLEP, encoded by the coding sequence ATGCAGTTTGGAGTTATGATGCACAGAGATCTTGAAAACAGGGAAGCCGGGATATTTAATCGTTGTTTTGGGTCCAGGGCAGGACGAATTGTCGAAATCGGCTGCGGAAACGGACGGCTGACCTGCCATCTTGAAAAGCATGCGGAATCCGTCTTGGGCTTGGACCCGTGCGAGGCGGACCTGGATCAGGCGCGTCAATGCGTAGGGACTGCCGTACAGCTTGCCGTCGGCAGCGGGGAGGATATTCCCTTGGAGGACGGCGCCTGCGACGCAGTGGTTTTTACGCTGTCCCTGCATCATCAGGATTCGGCCCGGGCCCTGAAAGAGGCCGCACGCACGCTGAACGCCAAGGGGCGGATATTGGTCATCGAGCCCAAGGCAAACACCCTGGGCGCCAATCTTTTCGCCGTGATCGACGACGAGTCCCACCGGTATGTCATAGCCGAGGCCGCCATTCAGGACAGCGGACTGAAAGTCGTGGATTACGGGGACGTCTTAATCCACTGGACATTTGAGGATTATAACGAGATGGTCGAGTACATTTTTGGATATTACGGTTTAAACCCGGATCCGGAGCGGGAGTCCGCCATGGCGGCGCTGATGGGCGCCCGGAAAAACGACATCCCCCTGATTGTTGAAGACGAAACCCGGTTCTGGCTCTTGGAGCCTTGA
- a CDS encoding OmpP1/FadL family transporter, which produces MKKFRLVVCCVLAAALLAPGLAYSAAFSIFDQGAKAVAMGNAFVAQADDPTAVYYNPAGLTQLEGTQIAAGVAAIWPKAEFQASKKDAALGTYYGQVTKTNDDEFFIPNFYLTNKYNEKVAVGLGVYSNFGLSTDWPDNWPGQYCSGATYTRIKSYAINPVIAYQPWKFVSISAGFIANYMDAQMENNILMPGGVFGPDGHMKVEGDDWASGWNAGIMFYIQDEFRLGASYRSQLCHDLVGDITVTGNNLINMQSGGTLDINLPSVLQVGASWSKAPFTVEFDYQWTKWSNYNMLQLNVDSTGAVTEIDKNWDDAHAFRLGFAYNVVKNLDLRAGLAYEPEFVPNETLDLIVPNGDRWTWSCGFGGQYGKWVADFAYAYLYEDERSFDNEAGDVYNAATGVKVGRLVGEVQEVSAHILCLTVTRKF; this is translated from the coding sequence ATGAAGAAATTCCGGTTAGTGGTGTGTTGTGTGCTCGCGGCGGCGCTTTTAGCGCCCGGGCTTGCTTATTCGGCAGCTTTCAGCATTTTCGACCAAGGCGCAAAGGCTGTCGCCATGGGAAACGCGTTCGTCGCCCAGGCTGACGATCCGACTGCGGTTTATTACAACCCCGCCGGCCTGACTCAGTTGGAAGGCACCCAGATTGCAGCGGGCGTAGCGGCTATCTGGCCCAAGGCCGAATTTCAAGCCTCCAAAAAGGACGCGGCTCTGGGAACTTATTACGGCCAGGTCACCAAGACCAATGACGACGAGTTCTTCATTCCCAATTTCTACCTGACCAATAAATATAATGAAAAAGTGGCCGTAGGCCTTGGGGTTTACTCCAACTTCGGCCTTTCAACGGATTGGCCGGACAACTGGCCGGGACAGTATTGCTCCGGCGCCACCTATACGCGCATCAAATCCTACGCCATCAACCCGGTTATTGCTTATCAGCCCTGGAAATTCGTAAGCATCTCCGCCGGCTTCATCGCCAACTACATGGACGCCCAGATGGAAAACAACATCCTTATGCCCGGAGGCGTATTCGGACCGGACGGCCACATGAAAGTGGAAGGCGACGACTGGGCCAGCGGCTGGAACGCGGGCATCATGTTCTACATCCAGGACGAGTTCAGGCTCGGCGCATCCTACCGCAGCCAACTCTGCCACGACCTGGTGGGCGACATCACCGTTACCGGCAACAACCTGATCAACATGCAGTCCGGCGGAACCCTGGACATCAATCTGCCTTCCGTGCTGCAGGTCGGCGCTTCCTGGAGCAAAGCCCCCTTCACGGTGGAGTTTGACTACCAATGGACGAAGTGGTCCAACTACAACATGCTTCAACTGAACGTGGATTCCACCGGCGCAGTCACGGAAATCGACAAAAACTGGGATGACGCTCACGCTTTCCGCCTGGGCTTCGCTTACAACGTGGTTAAGAACCTGGACCTGAGAGCGGGCCTGGCTTACGAGCCTGAATTTGTTCCCAACGAAACCCTGGACCTGATCGTGCCCAACGGAGACCGCTGGACCTGGTCTTGCGGCTTTGGCGGCCAGTACGGCAAATGGGTTGCGGATTTCGCTTACGCCTATCTGTATGAGGATGAACGCTCCTTTGATAACGAAGCCGGCGACGTATACAACGCAGCCACCGGCGTCAAGGTGGGCAGACTGGTGGGCGAAGTGCAGGAAGTCAGCGCCCACATTCTGTGCCTGACCGTCACGCGCAAGTTCTAA
- a CDS encoding deoxyguanosinetriphosphate triphosphohydrolase, which yields MTIREKFEQRELDFLSPFACPSAKSKGRKRPEAPCPIRTAFQRDRDRIVYSNAFRRLKHKTQVFLSPLGDHYRTRLTHTLEVAEIARTIARAMRLNEDLTEAVALGHDLGHTPFGHGGETVLKELFHKDFTHSRQSLRVVDCLERRGEGLNLTYEVMDGIAKHSKGFGTIMPNDAGEVASTMEGRVVRVADIIAYLSHDLDDAIRSGVVTRDQVPSHCVEVLGERHRDLVTTMIRDVVYSSGEEDGQMTIKMSDAMHDVMLELRTFLYNNVYRAPVVHNEFVKAKKILSELFDYYMNNVDAFQKAAIEQELFASPEHAAPTKQNVCDLIASMTDRFALTRYQKIFFPTPMV from the coding sequence ATGACAATACGTGAGAAATTCGAACAACGGGAGTTGGATTTTTTATCGCCTTTTGCGTGCCCAAGCGCCAAGTCCAAAGGCCGAAAGCGTCCGGAAGCCCCCTGCCCCATCCGCACCGCTTTCCAACGAGACCGCGACCGCATTGTCTACAGCAATGCCTTCCGCAGGCTCAAGCATAAAACCCAGGTTTTTTTGTCTCCGCTGGGAGACCATTATCGCACCCGGTTGACCCACACCCTGGAAGTGGCTGAAATTGCGAGAACAATCGCCAGAGCCATGCGTCTTAACGAAGACCTTACCGAGGCGGTCGCCCTGGGGCACGACCTGGGGCACACCCCTTTCGGCCACGGCGGCGAGACGGTCCTGAAGGAGCTGTTTCACAAGGACTTCACCCACTCCCGGCAAAGCCTGAGAGTGGTGGACTGCCTGGAAAGGCGCGGCGAGGGCTTGAACCTCACCTACGAGGTCATGGACGGCATCGCCAAGCACTCCAAGGGATTCGGCACCATCATGCCCAACGACGCCGGCGAAGTGGCCTCTACCATGGAAGGCCGGGTCGTACGGGTGGCGGATATCATCGCCTATTTAAGCCACGACCTGGACGACGCCATCAGAAGCGGCGTGGTTACGCGAGACCAGGTGCCGTCCCATTGCGTGGAGGTTTTGGGGGAGAGGCACCGGGATCTGGTCACCACCATGATCCGCGACGTGGTTTATTCCAGCGGCGAAGAAGACGGGCAGATGACCATCAAAATGAGCGACGCCATGCACGACGTCATGCTGGAGCTTAGAACTTTTTTATACAACAACGTGTATCGGGCGCCGGTGGTCCACAATGAGTTCGTAAAAGCCAAAAAGATTCTTTCGGAACTGTTTGACTATTATATGAACAACGTAGACGCCTTTCAAAAAGCCGCCATCGAGCAGGAGCTGTTCGCCAGCCCCGAGCATGCCGCGCCCACCAAGCAAAACGTGTGCGACCTCATCGCCAGTATGACGGACAGGTTCGCCCTGACGCGCTACCAAAAAATCTTTTTCCCCACCCCCATGGTGTAG